The genomic window CGGCGGGGAACCTTGCTGGCTTAGCGGCGCGCGCTCACTCTCGGTACACGACCGTGGAGGCGGCGGCCACAGCCGCCCTTCGGGACGCGATACTGACGGGAGTGTTCCAGCCCGGCGAGCGGCTGCGCCAGCAGCGTCTGGCCGAGGATCTGATGGTGTCACGGGTTCCGGTCATTGGCGCTTTGCGGGCGCTCGAACAAGAGGGGTTGGTGACGCTCGTCCCTCATCGTGGAGCGACTGTGCGCATCCTCGAACCCGCCGAGATCCAAGAGACTTACCAGCTTCGCATCCTGTTGGAGACCTTCGCGTTGCGCAAAGCACTGCGGCGTATCACGACGCCCGAAACCGGAGAGTTGGCCGACCTCGCTCGCGAGATGGACGCTTCGGGGGACGGCGACCGGGCCGCCAGGCTCACTGAGCGGTTCTACCAGCGTATATACGCCATCGCCGGCTGTCCCCTCACCGCTGACATCGTGTCACGACTCCGCGCCAACGTAGGTCGCTACTGGCTGGGTCTCAGAGTGGTACACAAGCATCATTTGGCGCATAGCGTGATCGTCGATGCCATCCGTTCTGGCGACTCCGCGAAGGCTGAGCGGTGGATAGCCGATCACCTCACCCGAGTGTCAACCGAACTACAGGAACGGATCAGGAGAACCCGCCGTCTGCACACCGATGCCTCCACCTGATAGGAGCTGAGATGCCGTTACCCGCACCACGAACGCCGGAGATGCCACCGCTGCCTCCGATGCCGATCCCGCCGCCGATGGATGAGTTGCCGATGCCGCCCGAGCCGAGGCAGCTCAGAGGCGTCCACCGCACCCCGGAAATGCCTCAGTACCCACGCTAACGCCTTTCTAGCAGCTGATCTCTGAGCACCACAGCGAGAACGTCCCGCACATGATCAACGGTAAATCCCTGCTCGAAAGCCGTTTCCCGGATTTCGTGAGCCAAGTCATGGTTGCTGACGTGCTGGAAGGCGAGGTCTTCGATCTCGTAACCACGCATACCCTTGGCCTGATCATCAAGCCCCTGGGCTTCCCGCTCCGCCCAGCTCGTGGCCTTGACTGCTTCGGCGATCTTCTTGCCATAGTCCGTTAGCGTCCGTGGGCTAGCCGAACCGATGGGTGCGGCAGGCAACCGTTCGAATATCTTCTTGATATCCGCTCGAATCTCCCGCATGAACCCCTTGAGCTCGGTCAGGTTGGTATCCACCCTCCCGGTCCATCGTGCCCACTTCCAGAAGCCACCGACTAGAGCAACCACCACGATTGCTGCCGGAGCCACTATCCACTCCATGGGTCAGGAAGCAGCGGGTCTAGTCTGCTTCTGGTCGGCCTGGAGGAACATGGCCCGTGCCAGGTCCTGCGGGCTGCGAGGAGGCCGGACCTCCCCCACCCGCTGCTTCACGGACTTGCGGACTCTGCGGGGATGGCGCTGCGGTGGTCTGACAGCAGTCATCAGGGGTT from bacterium includes these protein-coding regions:
- a CDS encoding GntR family transcriptional regulator, whose translation is MEAAATAALRDAILTGVFQPGERLRQQRLAEDLMVSRVPVIGALRALEQEGLVTLVPHRGATVRILEPAEIQETYQLRILLETFALRKALRRITTPETGELADLAREMDASGDGDRAARLTERFYQRIYAIAGCPLTADIVSRLRANVGRYWLGLRVVHKHHLAHSVIVDAIRSGDSAKAERWIADHLTRVSTELQERIRRTRRLHTDAST